From Nocardioides faecalis:
GGGCCCGGACAGGTCGGTGGGCTCGACCAGCGGCAGGTCGAGGGCCTCGGCCAGGCGCTGGCAGAGGCTGGTGAGGGCGACCCCGGGCGTCCCCACGACGAGCACGCGCTGCGGGATCCGCGGCGGTGTCGGGGTGAGGGGGTGCACCCGGCGGATTCTAGGCACGTGCCCGGCACCTAGGATTGTCGGCATGTCTCAACTGTCCCGCGAGGAGGTGGCCCACCTGGCCGACCTCGCCCGGATCGACCTCGACGACGCCGAGCTGGACCACCTGGCCCCGCAGCTCAACGTCATCCTCGAGGCGGTCGCGTCGATCCAGGGAGTTGCCGGCGACGACGTCGTCCCCACCTCCCACCCGCTCCCGATGACCAACGTGTTCCGCGAGGACGTCGTGGTCCCCAGCCTCACCCCGGAGCAGGCACTCGCCGGCGCCCCGGAGGCGCAGGACCAGAAGTTCGCGGTCCCGCGGATCCTGGGGGACGAGCAGTGAGCGAGCGCAGCGAGCGAACCATTCGACACAGCGCCGGGCGTGCCTCGTGCGCGCCCGGAGCGAAGCGAGGACGCGCATGAGCTGGATCCACGCCACGGCCGCCGAGCAGGCCGACGCCCTGGCCGCCGGCGACGTCACCTCCGTCGAGCTGGTCCAGGCCCACCTCGACCAGATCGCGGCGACCAACGACGGCCCCGACGGGCTCAACTCGTTCCTGCACGTCGACGCCGACGGTGCGCTCGCCCAGGCCAAGGCCTCCGACGCGCGCCGCGCGGCCGGCGAGCCGCTGCACGCCCTCGACGGCGTGCCGATCGCGATCAAGGACGTGCTGGCCACCGAGGGCCTGCCCACGACCGCCGGCTCCAAGATCCTCGAGGGCTGGGTCCCGCCGTACGACGGCACGGTGACCGCCAAGCTCAAGGCCGCCGGACTGCCGATCCTCGGCAAGACCAACATGGACGAGTTCGCGATGGGCTCGGCCAACGAGAACTCCGCCTACGGCCCGGTGAAGAACCCCTGGGACCACACCCGGATCCCGGGCGGCTCCGGTGGCGGCTCGGCCGCCGCGGTGGCCGCGTTCCAGGCCCCGCTGGCGATCGGCTCGGACACCGGCGGCTCGATCCGTCAGCCCGGCGCGATGACCGGCACGGTCGGGGTGAAGCCGACCTACGGCTCGGTGTCGCGCTACGGCGTGATCGCGCTGGCCAACTCCCTCGACCAGCTCGGCCCGTGCACCCGCACCGTGCTCGACGCGGCGCTGCTGGCCGAGCTCATCGGCGGGCACGACCCCAAGGACTCCACCTCGGTGCCGGGCCGGCTCGAGGGTCTCGTCGAGGCGGCGCGCTCCGGTGCCGCCGGCGACCTGAGCGGGGTGCGGATCGGCATCGTCACCGAGCTGCAGGGTGACGCGTGGAGCCCGGCCGTCGTGGAGCGC
This genomic window contains:
- the gatC gene encoding Asp-tRNA(Asn)/Glu-tRNA(Gln) amidotransferase subunit GatC, yielding MSQLSREEVAHLADLARIDLDDAELDHLAPQLNVILEAVASIQGVAGDDVVPTSHPLPMTNVFREDVVVPSLTPEQALAGAPEAQDQKFAVPRILGDEQ
- the gatA gene encoding Asp-tRNA(Asn)/Glu-tRNA(Gln) amidotransferase subunit GatA; protein product: MSWIHATAAEQADALAAGDVTSVELVQAHLDQIAATNDGPDGLNSFLHVDADGALAQAKASDARRAAGEPLHALDGVPIAIKDVLATEGLPTTAGSKILEGWVPPYDGTVTAKLKAAGLPILGKTNMDEFAMGSANENSAYGPVKNPWDHTRIPGGSGGGSAAAVAAFQAPLAIGSDTGGSIRQPGAMTGTVGVKPTYGSVSRYGVIALANSLDQLGPCTRTVLDAALLAELIGGHDPKDSTSVPGRLEGLVEAARSGAAGDLSGVRIGIVTELQGDAWSPAVVERFDEAIEVLKGLGAEISEVSLPSFVHAMAAYYLILPAECSSNLAKFDAMRYGRRVTPEGSPSAEEVMRVSRDEGFGDEVKRRILIGTYALSSGYYDAYYGQAQKIRTLIIEDFKRAFESVDLLVSPTAPTTAWALGEKTDDPLANYLQDLATLPANLAGVPGISIPSGTSSADGLPTGIQFLAPVLEDARLYRVGAALEAALTATWGGPLAPASYRKEGE